A region of Micrococcales bacterium DNA encodes the following proteins:
- a CDS encoding ATP-binding cassette domain-containing protein encodes MIELRALTKVFRSADGPVHALDRLDLAIPDGQIHGIVGPSGAGKSTLIRCLTGLEQPTSGVVSIDGEAITGLSGAALRQRRRRIGMVFQHDNLFDSRTALGNVAYPQLVVGTSKAQAVAKAMDLLELVGLAERAKAYPAQLSGGQRQRVGIARALAGDATVLLCDEPSSALDWATTRQVLELIRDLNAKLGLTVLIITHEMAVVRQVCDAVTLLAHGRVAQSGSIGEVVKQYGTVLARDLIPLAVSPVGSAKATLEVSFSSAENSIREVLKLLADLGEDTSIHTGTLETLAGERVGRFQLEVDQSARSRVIETLRRQGLHVASPDGGGE; translated from the coding sequence GTGATTGAGCTGCGAGCCCTAACCAAGGTCTTCAGATCTGCCGACGGACCGGTCCACGCCCTTGATCGGCTCGATTTAGCCATTCCGGACGGCCAAATCCACGGCATTGTTGGTCCTTCTGGTGCCGGCAAGTCAACTTTGATTCGTTGCCTCACCGGCCTGGAACAACCGACCAGCGGCGTCGTCTCGATTGACGGCGAGGCCATTACTGGCCTGTCCGGGGCCGCCCTGCGCCAGCGTCGGCGCCGCATTGGCATGGTTTTCCAGCACGACAACCTGTTCGATTCGCGTACCGCCCTGGGAAATGTGGCCTATCCGCAACTGGTCGTGGGCACCTCCAAGGCCCAGGCTGTGGCCAAGGCCATGGACCTGCTCGAGCTGGTTGGGCTAGCCGAAAGAGCCAAGGCCTATCCGGCCCAGCTGTCCGGTGGACAGCGCCAGCGGGTCGGCATAGCCAGGGCTTTGGCCGGTGACGCCACGGTGCTGCTATGCGACGAGCCGTCTTCCGCGCTGGACTGGGCCACCACCCGCCAGGTGCTTGAGCTGATCCGCGACCTCAACGCCAAACTTGGCCTGACAGTGCTGATCATTACCCACGAAATGGCGGTTGTGCGTCAGGTTTGTGACGCCGTGACCTTGTTGGCCCACGGCCGGGTGGCCCAAAGCGGATCAATTGGCGAGGTCGTCAAACAGTACGGCACGGTTTTGGCTCGGGATTTGATCCCGCTGGCGGTTTCGCCGGTTGGCTCGGCCAAAGCCACGCTCGAAGTGTCGTTCTCCTCAGCCGAAAACTCCATTCGCGAGGTCTTGAAACTGCTGGCTGACCTGGGCGAGGACACATCCATCCACACCGGTACGCTCGAAACCCTGGCCGGTGAGAGGGTGGGCCGTTTCCAATTGGAGGTCGACCAGTCAGCCCGCTCCCGGGTGATCGAGACCCTGCGCCGGCAAGGCCTGCATGTGGCCAGCCCCGATGGGGGTGGCGAATGA
- a CDS encoding MetQ/NlpA family ABC transporter substrate-binding protein — MKKTSKTIGASLALGLAAALALGACGSDSGNDGGGTTEDKAATELKIGASPTPHGEILRFVKENLATEAGLKLDIVEFTDYVLPNTGLNEGSIDGNYFQHLPYLEAQMEEFNYDFYAFEGVHIEPLGVYSEKHTDLTAVPDGAMIGVSNDPANQARGLRLLEAAGVFTLAQTEGDPTIDDLADNPNNVKLTQIDPQLLPKSLPDFDYAVINGNFAIDAGLMPSSDALMLEDGQDNPYANMLVVRAGDKDSPGLVKLNELLHSPEVKQFIVDTWTDGSVIPAF, encoded by the coding sequence ATGAAGAAGACCAGTAAGACAATTGGCGCCAGCCTGGCCCTCGGGTTGGCTGCCGCCCTTGCCCTTGGCGCCTGCGGCTCCGATAGCGGCAACGATGGTGGAGGTACCACTGAGGACAAGGCCGCGACTGAACTCAAGATTGGCGCCAGCCCCACACCGCATGGCGAAATCCTCAGATTTGTCAAAGAGAACTTGGCCACCGAGGCTGGCCTGAAGCTCGATATTGTCGAGTTCACCGATTATGTTCTGCCGAACACCGGCCTGAACGAAGGCTCAATCGACGGCAACTACTTCCAGCACCTGCCGTACCTTGAAGCCCAGATGGAAGAGTTCAACTACGACTTCTACGCCTTCGAGGGCGTGCATATTGAGCCGCTTGGCGTCTATTCGGAAAAGCACACTGATCTGACCGCGGTGCCCGATGGCGCCATGATTGGCGTCTCCAACGACCCGGCCAACCAGGCCCGCGGGCTCAGGCTGCTCGAAGCCGCCGGCGTCTTCACTTTGGCCCAAACCGAAGGCGACCCGACCATTGACGATTTGGCAGACAACCCCAACAACGTCAAACTGACCCAGATTGACCCGCAGCTGCTACCCAAGTCCCTTCCGGACTTCGACTACGCCGTCATCAACGGCAACTTCGCCATCGACGCTGGGCTCATGCCCTCGTCTGACGCCCTGATGTTGGAAGACGGCCAGGACAACCCCTACGCCAATATGTTGGTGGTTCGCGCTGGCGACAAAGACAGCCCGGGCTTGGTCAAACTCAACGAACTGCTACACAGCCCCGAAGTCAAGCAGTTCATTGTCGACACCTGGACTGACGGCTCGGTTATCCCGGCCTTCTAG
- a CDS encoding cation-translocating P-type ATPase, with translation MERFYDLDTAAVLAKFDSNAETGLPSAVIANRQAKYGRNQFDEQEAESILSKIIHNLKDVTTIILIIAALLSLLMGIFQGHGFVEFIVITGIIILNMALAISQERSAEKSLAALKDLNSPTTLVLRDSLVLEVDSTELVPGDVVQLQAGNLVSADARLLDSTDLAVDESSLTGESEPTEKSAQAVLEGKVAVADQTNMVFSGCLVTGGRAKAIVTATGMFTQMGHIAGYLNNAQRLTTPLQNRINNIGRVISSVAVIAALTLFLVGYLQGDDLWYMVFVAISLAVAAVPETLALIVTLSLAHGVTEMVKKNALIRKLPAVETLGSTSVICTDKTGTLTQNRMTIKRLWIEGADPFAAESDFTANQMAFIERYALSAHATDEAQPDGTVKVIGSPTEAAVIHLLLDKGGSKSALETKFPQVAEIAFSSERKMSTSIHQHPAGGFLVLTIGAFDHVPFAAPSPNVYPDLLPNDAIRKATNRRHRHHDAFANDSLRIFALGSKRVDTLPPEDRLGELEQDLDFEGIVGIIDPPRPEVAMAIAKARKAGIRTVMITGDHAVTAAAIGREIGLLALGDQAMTGLELSEMSDDDLIDNVTQYSVYARVSPEDKIRIVEAWQEHDEVVAMTGDGVNDAPALKAADVGVAMGVAGTEVAKSAADVILTDDNYSTIVEAVHKGRGVFSNIRKTVYFLLVCNFSEIVLMLGAQLFAWGMPLTPIMLLLINVLGDGIPGISLAREKSDPRIMRRTPIGRNESLFQGLHFVIIKQIIAFVAVGWVAFLLGANVVLSSTHPPSEKLGQTMCFLVVGWTSILHIYTVRSRRSIFRRTLLDNPRLSYSALSMIALFGLFVLIGPVGVHFGLTTLGLDHWLIVIGLSVIPTITAELGKFFMNRSETRLYASRLVHHADHE, from the coding sequence TTGGAGAGATTCTACGATTTGGACACCGCAGCTGTTCTCGCCAAGTTCGACTCTAATGCCGAAACAGGCCTGCCATCTGCGGTTATCGCCAACCGTCAGGCCAAGTATGGTCGGAATCAATTCGATGAGCAAGAGGCCGAATCGATACTCTCCAAGATTATTCACAACCTCAAAGACGTCACTACCATAATCCTGATAATTGCGGCGTTGCTGTCACTCCTTATGGGCATTTTCCAGGGCCACGGCTTTGTCGAATTCATTGTGATTACCGGTATTATCATTCTGAATATGGCACTGGCCATTTCACAGGAAAGAAGCGCAGAGAAGTCCCTAGCGGCGCTCAAAGACCTTAATTCGCCTACCACTTTGGTGCTGCGGGACTCGTTGGTGCTGGAGGTTGACTCGACCGAGTTGGTGCCGGGCGATGTGGTCCAGTTACAGGCCGGCAACCTGGTTTCGGCTGACGCCAGGCTATTGGACTCGACCGATCTGGCGGTTGACGAGTCGTCGCTGACAGGGGAAAGCGAACCGACGGAGAAATCGGCCCAGGCCGTACTTGAAGGCAAAGTGGCAGTGGCTGACCAGACCAATATGGTCTTTTCTGGCTGCCTGGTGACAGGCGGGCGGGCCAAGGCTATTGTCACCGCCACCGGCATGTTCACCCAGATGGGGCATATCGCCGGCTACCTCAACAACGCCCAACGATTGACCACACCGCTGCAAAACCGGATCAACAATATTGGCAGGGTCATATCCTCCGTCGCCGTGATCGCAGCCCTAACCCTGTTCCTGGTGGGCTATTTGCAGGGCGATGACCTTTGGTACATGGTCTTTGTGGCCATTTCCCTGGCCGTGGCGGCCGTGCCTGAAACTTTGGCTTTGATTGTGACCTTGTCCTTGGCCCATGGCGTCACCGAGATGGTCAAGAAAAACGCCCTGATCAGGAAACTACCGGCGGTTGAGACCCTGGGCTCAACCTCGGTCATCTGCACCGACAAAACCGGCACCTTGACCCAAAACCGCATGACGATCAAACGACTGTGGATCGAAGGGGCGGATCCGTTTGCGGCCGAATCTGACTTCACCGCCAATCAGATGGCCTTTATTGAGCGCTACGCTCTATCAGCCCACGCCACCGACGAGGCCCAGCCTGATGGCACGGTCAAGGTCATTGGCTCTCCGACTGAAGCCGCCGTGATTCACCTGCTGCTGGACAAGGGCGGCTCAAAATCCGCCCTCGAAACCAAGTTCCCGCAGGTGGCGGAGATCGCCTTTTCTTCTGAGAGGAAAATGTCGACCTCAATTCACCAGCACCCTGCCGGCGGGTTTCTGGTCTTGACGATCGGGGCCTTTGACCATGTCCCCTTCGCCGCCCCCTCCCCCAATGTCTACCCAGACCTGTTGCCCAATGACGCCATCCGCAAGGCGACCAACCGGCGCCACAGGCACCATGACGCCTTCGCCAACGATTCGCTGCGCATATTTGCGCTCGGCTCCAAGCGCGTTGACACCCTGCCGCCCGAAGACCGCCTGGGCGAACTTGAGCAAGACCTCGACTTCGAAGGCATTGTTGGCATTATCGACCCGCCGCGACCGGAAGTCGCCATGGCCATTGCCAAGGCTAGGAAGGCCGGCATTCGCACTGTCATGATTACCGGCGACCACGCCGTCACGGCCGCCGCCATAGGCCGCGAAATTGGCCTACTGGCCCTAGGCGACCAAGCCATGACCGGCCTGGAACTGTCCGAGATGAGCGACGATGACCTGATTGACAACGTCACCCAGTATTCGGTCTACGCCCGGGTCTCGCCGGAGGACAAGATCAGGATTGTCGAAGCCTGGCAGGAGCATGACGAGGTGGTCGCCATGACCGGAGATGGCGTCAACGATGCCCCGGCGCTGAAGGCGGCCGATGTTGGCGTGGCCATGGGTGTGGCCGGCACCGAAGTGGCCAAATCCGCCGCTGATGTCATCCTGACCGACGACAACTACTCCACTATTGTCGAGGCCGTCCACAAGGGTCGTGGAGTCTTTTCCAACATCCGCAAAACCGTCTATTTCCTGCTGGTCTGCAACTTCTCTGAGATTGTTTTGATGCTGGGCGCCCAGCTCTTCGCCTGGGGTATGCCGCTAACACCGATCATGCTGCTGCTGATCAACGTGCTGGGCGACGGCATACCGGGCATCTCACTGGCCCGGGAGAAATCTGACCCCCGGATCATGCGGCGCACACCGATAGGCCGCAACGAGTCGCTTTTCCAGGGCCTGCATTTCGTCATCATCAAACAGATCATCGCCTTTGTGGCGGTTGGTTGGGTGGCTTTTCTGCTGGGCGCAAACGTGGTTTTGTCCTCGACTCACCCACCCAGTGAGAAGCTGGGCCAGACCATGTGCTTCCTGGTGGTTGGCTGGACCTCGATTCTGCATATCTACACTGTGCGATCGCGCCGTTCGATCTTCAGGCGGACTTTGTTGGACAACCCGCGGCTGAGCTATTCCGCCCTGTCGATGATTGCGCTCTTTGGCCTGTTTGTGCTGATTGGGCCGGTTGGTGTGCACTTTGGTTTGACCACGCTGGGCTTGGACCATTGGCTGATCGTGATTGGGCTTTCGGTCATACCCACCATCACAGC
- a CDS encoding flavodoxin domain-containing protein yields the protein MRALVCVASKHGSTLQVGQAIERRLAAHGLEVDLMSPEAVTSLEGYDVVVLGSALYANRMMPAMAAFTHRWGEALARLPAYLFTSGPLDPGPVDGIPLPRDARDLAAFIGAREAKLFAGSMAPAGLKATERAVMRMIGARGGDYRDFAQIEEWADAIARSTGQTA from the coding sequence ATGCGAGCACTGGTTTGTGTCGCCTCAAAGCACGGCTCCACCCTCCAGGTGGGCCAAGCGATTGAACGACGCCTGGCCGCCCATGGCTTGGAGGTTGACCTGATGTCACCAGAGGCGGTCACAAGCCTGGAGGGCTACGACGTGGTGGTGCTGGGTTCGGCTCTCTACGCCAACCGGATGATGCCGGCGATGGCGGCCTTCACTCACCGATGGGGCGAAGCCTTGGCTCGCCTGCCGGCCTACCTCTTCACCTCCGGGCCGCTTGACCCCGGTCCGGTCGACGGCATCCCCTTGCCCAGGGACGCTCGTGACCTGGCCGCCTTTATTGGCGCGCGCGAGGCCAAGCTGTTTGCCGGCTCCATGGCGCCGGCTGGCCTCAAAGCCACCGAACGGGCAGTTATGCGCATGATCGGTGCGCGCGGTGGTGACTACCGTGACTTCGCCCAAATCGAAGAATGGGCCGACGCCATCGCCCGCTCTACCGGCCAAACTGCGTGA
- a CDS encoding FKBP-type peptidyl-prolyl cis-trans isomerase, protein MRSIVRVTGVLTLAGLLALAGCSGNPAPAPSATPLGDKTGMSVKAEEMPQVQAEEGLTPTVTYPLKEGAESPTPTPPEDEAPIAPPEEGDEAPPEESPTPEPPSPYIDPPTSLQVQVQGDEGDGDVVGENDLVSVAFVAWSWGETEPLGGFNSWGTRQTMVFPLGTQGPVLALSRVVVGQKVGSKLLAVVPPGLAELNTTLGAEAGTTSVIYMELIEKFAKDLQAQDDAKPTDETVGPQIDGALGHEAKVSVPGGVEPPEEFTVQVLATGTGDEVAAGDQVLVHYAAVDWNGVDGGSTWQDGQGPTPIVVPSDAGETVTVFAGLVGLPVGSRVLVTTPAKERAFAAQAVVIDLVALPAPVPGLPEVPGDAISLDLEP, encoded by the coding sequence GTGCGTTCAATCGTAAGAGTTACCGGTGTCTTGACGCTGGCCGGCCTGTTGGCCCTGGCGGGCTGTTCCGGCAACCCGGCGCCGGCGCCATCGGCCACGCCGCTGGGCGACAAAACCGGGATGAGCGTCAAAGCCGAAGAAATGCCCCAGGTCCAGGCCGAAGAGGGCCTCACGCCCACTGTCACCTACCCACTGAAAGAGGGCGCCGAATCGCCTACGCCAACGCCGCCGGAAGACGAGGCGCCAATCGCACCACCGGAGGAGGGCGACGAGGCCCCGCCGGAGGAATCCCCCACGCCAGAACCACCGTCTCCCTATATTGACCCGCCCACCTCGCTGCAGGTCCAGGTCCAGGGTGATGAAGGCGACGGCGACGTGGTCGGTGAGAATGACCTGGTTTCGGTCGCCTTTGTGGCCTGGAGTTGGGGCGAAACCGAACCGTTGGGCGGCTTCAACAGCTGGGGCACCAGGCAGACTATGGTCTTCCCCCTGGGCACTCAAGGCCCGGTTTTGGCCTTGTCCCGCGTTGTTGTTGGCCAGAAGGTCGGTTCGAAGCTGCTGGCCGTGGTACCCCCTGGCTTGGCTGAGCTCAACACCACCCTCGGCGCCGAGGCTGGTACCACCTCAGTTATCTACATGGAGCTAATCGAGAAATTCGCCAAGGATCTCCAAGCCCAAGACGACGCCAAACCGACCGACGAAACCGTTGGTCCGCAAATCGATGGCGCCTTGGGGCATGAGGCCAAAGTCTCGGTGCCAGGCGGGGTTGAACCGCCCGAGGAATTCACCGTACAGGTCTTAGCCACTGGAACCGGTGATGAAGTCGCCGCTGGCGACCAAGTGCTGGTCCACTACGCCGCGGTCGATTGGAACGGCGTGGACGGCGGCTCAACTTGGCAAGATGGGCAGGGCCCCACCCCGATCGTGGTGCCAAGCGACGCCGGTGAGACCGTCACGGTCTTTGCCGGCCTAGTTGGCCTGCCGGTTGGTTCGCGGGTTTTGGTGACCACACCAGCCAAAGAGCGGGCTTTTGCCGCCCAGGCTGTGGTCATCGACCTGGTGGCCTTGCCGGCGCCGGTGCCAGGATTGCCTGAGGTGCCCGGGGACGCGATCAGCCTTGACCTCGAGCCCTAA
- a CDS encoding ABC transporter permease: MSTWLAAVVDHGSYFGNSLFWEKIGPAILQTFGQVTISCLIGVVVGLPIGLAVWATSPVGIRPQRTIFRITSIIVDLGRAIPFIVLMLLLIGFTRALLGSIIGWQAGIPPLAVGCIPFYARLAENSIRSVELGKIEAALMAGASRWRISWGIAVREAAPSLVAAATVTYITLIGYSMITGTIGAGGLGDLVYNVGYTRNQPDIFVMVVVVVVVLVEVVQLLGDLLVRRLDHTR, translated from the coding sequence ATGAGCACCTGGTTGGCGGCCGTGGTCGACCATGGCAGTTATTTCGGCAACTCACTGTTCTGGGAGAAGATTGGGCCGGCCATTCTCCAGACCTTTGGCCAGGTGACCATCTCCTGCCTGATTGGCGTGGTCGTCGGATTGCCTATTGGCCTGGCCGTTTGGGCGACCTCACCGGTCGGTATTCGACCTCAACGCACCATTTTCCGAATCACCTCAATCATCGTTGACCTGGGCCGGGCCATCCCGTTCATTGTCCTGATGCTGCTGCTGATTGGCTTTACCCGGGCCCTGCTGGGTTCGATTATTGGCTGGCAAGCCGGGATCCCGCCGCTAGCGGTCGGCTGTATTCCGTTTTACGCCCGCCTGGCTGAAAACTCGATCCGTTCGGTCGAACTGGGCAAAATCGAAGCCGCGCTGATGGCCGGGGCGTCAAGATGGCGCATCTCCTGGGGTATCGCCGTGCGCGAAGCCGCCCCTTCTCTGGTGGCCGCGGCCACTGTTACTTACATCACTTTGATCGGTTATTCGATGATCACCGGCACGATTGGCGCTGGCGGCCTGGGTGACCTGGTCTACAACGTCGGCTACACCCGCAACCAACCCGACATCTTTGTCATGGTGGTGGTGGTCGTAGTGGTGCTGGTCGAAGTGGTACAACTACTTGGCGACCTTCTGGTCCGCCGGCTTGACCACACTCGCTAG